The Gambusia affinis linkage group LG05, SWU_Gaff_1.0, whole genome shotgun sequence region TATGTGAGTGGAAACCAAAGTAACTGGAGCAGAACACAAGATGTTCACCGTTGACATTTGAACCACAGGCTAAAAAGCTGCAAGGCAACACAGTCACCTATCGCAGTCAGCTATCCCACTGCTGGTTCCATttcatcagaaatatttaatctctTTGTGTTTCATAAAGAAAGCTACATATTTACCACAGGCGACATTTCCATCATCTCAAACAAGTGCAATGATCAACAGGCTGAACAGGTCCTGACTTCACATGCAGTCTGTCTGTTTCTTTCACCAACTCAATCAGTTTCTTATTCCACCAGAGTATCTTCTCAGACATCTTGATATCCATTGGTTAAAATGAAGCAGGAACAAAATGAACCTCATTGACAGAAAGGTTAACCAAACATCAACAACATATGGACCAGATATGGCTGAaacttgtaaaacattttctacagtAATGTTAAATGTGGCAGCCAAGTTATAATTTTTCCACACACTATAAATCTGGACTTGATgggagagcagcaggaagccaTTTGAAGCTCAGCTTCCAGTTTACGACAAACTATTTCAGGTGATAGCTGAGATCTGGatgaaggtgctctggtcaggCGAGACAAATGGATAACACTGTAGCTAATGTGTTGGAAAAGTAACTGGTAAACGCAGGAAAATCCTAAAAGCCTAAGATATAGGCTTTTACAACATTGAGAGTCAGGACTGGCTAGCAATAACTCTCAGTTTCCTCCCTCTGACCTGAAAATCCTTTTTAACTCATGTGTCTGTGGAGAAACGCCTCGGTTCTGAAACGCCAAGGCCACCCCTTCTCCAAACTGCTATCCTCCAGTCCACTCGGACTGTCAGACCAACTTTACTTATGAAGCGCTTTCAAACTGTGGCAGCTGAATCAAAGTGCTGCACAAAgctgcaaactgcaaaaacacaaaaatatcatGAATGAGACAAAGGAATAAGAAAGACTAAACAATGCAAtcagttaaaacaaacaaggtCAAACTACATCTCACCAACTCAAAAGCAGGCGGTCAAGTTGTCTCTCTAGTGCTCAGATGTAGATTATTCCACAattgagcagcagcagtagaAAAATCCCTGGCCCCTCTGAGATTAAGATTAAGATCTCACCTTGGCCAAAGTTAATGTGAGGAGGATGACTGCAGTCTTCTGTGTAGAGCAAGAAAGTTGAGTCAGGAATTTTTGAAGGGCCAAAAAGATAAGGAAAGGCTTATTTACTAAAAAGACACAATTTATCAATTGAAATGAATATTTGGATCCCATAGGTAGCTGATTTGCATATCGCTCTTATAGAGGAAAATTAAATGGTGATTTTAACAGGCCACAAAAGGCAGAAAATTTATCATCCAGATTTTTAGACTGCCCTCCACATAATTGTGGAGGGCAGTCTAAAAACTAATGAGTACAGTCTTCCCTTATTGGGACCTAaaatttcaaacacatttttggttggttggttggttgtatTTACTGTTGCgtagagaaattattttaattgacgagttaaaactcaaaaatcacaaaaaaaaaaaaagtttattttctttgaggTTACAGAAGCAACAAGAAACATTTGAACTCAAATTCTCCACATTACAAAAGAACCACAATGAGAAAGAAATTAACACAAATTTTAAAGCAACACAGCctatttaaattaaagacacaaaaacaagcaaactttCTCCTCATGCCTGTACCTTAAATAATTTTCTAGACAAAACATGTTGGAtgcaacatttacaaacaaTACAAATCAATGCCAAATTCTCAAACATAAATTATCCCACTTGCTTTAATAACCCATGTTGAAGCCTGCTTTATTATTAATGGTTTAGTAACCCACAAAACAGTGATGAATAAATATGACAACCTGTATCTCCAATAAGTGGAGCTTTAGTAAACATTAACAGTGCTGTGTAAGCAGGACgtgtttaaataataatgataatagaaaaaaaatattaaattctagAAACTAAGTTCAAAACATCCAAACTGCTCCAGCAGGTTTAAGTTCCAACATTACTAAACAAGATATTTGAACACCAGTGAATGTTTACATAATCTGAAGAATCTCGATACAAAAACCTGGACCCAACTTTTGATTTTAACGACGTTACTGAATGAAAAGAGCAAAGTTTGAAAGTAAACATTACGTTCAGTGTACAGATTACAAAAAGCCATGTAGAGGCCACAGCACAGACGTGGGGCCCTGTTaagatgaaaccaaaacataaCTTTTTGACCTACATGCAAAATTCTAAGGGAAAGACTGAAAACACCATGAACACAATTGGTGGTGGCAGCTTCATGATGTGGGGCTGCCTGATTCAGCAGGGAAAGAAAACTGAGCTAATGGGGAAAGAGACGCAATGCAAttctgggaaaaataaataaataaaaaataaatttaaaggcaGCAgatggaggttcaccttccagcagaatGACGCTAAAAACGTACAGCAGGATCTACAAGAAATGACTTGGAGCACAGCATCTTGAAAAAGGTTCATATCCAATTCAGAATCTTGTTTGGAAATTGGAAATTAATGTTAACAGATGATCTCCATCCAAACAGTTGTGACTTGAGCTATTTGCAAAGCagaataagcaaaaaatatcaGTCTGTAGATGTTAAAATCATTACAACTTGTAAGCTTGGCAAGCCTGTGTGATATAGTGAATATCTGAGCGAGAGTAAAATTTTAAGGTTTAGTGAAATGTATTAACAGATGGTAGTGACACAAAGAAGGGTTGGTTGACTGCCTGATAAACACATTGAAGTAATTGTGGTCCTAAAGAAGGTGTGTCCTCCAGCCTATCAAATCACAATCAGCCACGTTCTTGTCTGTTCTCCTTCCTCCATTCACCTTTAACCCTTTTCTCCTTCTCCCTGCCTCCtggaagtgaaaacattttcaggacTTCCTTTTCAAAGCCCTCCATTTCATCCTCCAGATCGCTATCTTCCTCGTCACCATCCTCCACCATGTCTTCCAAAATATCCGACAGATCATCCACAAAGTCCTGGAAGCTCCTCTGGTTGTGCACAAACATCCCATCCTTGAAAAACTCCAAGGCGATCTTTCTGAGCTCTGATGTTTTGGATCCATCTACTCCGGCCTCCTCTATCTTGGTTAGGTAGGTTTGCAGTACAGAGTCGAACTCTGATAACGAGACAGGGAGGAGCCCCTCCGCCTGGGCGCAGGTTTCCAGCGTGTCGCACTGCTGCGGTGGTTTGGGGTCGTGTTGGAGGCGTTGTCTCTGTAGGAGCCAGTATTCTGGTTGTCCTACGGAGGGTTTGGGGTGGCTGTGATGGGGCTTTCGCTCACCATACAGGTGCTCTTCCTTGTAGCCATGGTTACCTGGAAATTCATGCTCGTCGTTTCTCTTTTTCAGGGAGTGTGACTGGTCTTTTTCCCAGTCTACATCAtgctgtttctctttcagtttcATCTCTTTGATCTTAAACTGTTCCGAAGTCTCATCCTTCCTCCTgaatttcttctcttctttcccGTTTTTGCTCTTCCTCTTGTACTCATTCCACTGTTTCCTCTCATCCATCCCTGACCTTTCTTTACCCTGACTTTTGCTATTGTCCCACTGCTTCCTCTCACCCTTTCCTTTCCCTTCCTTACCAATTTTATCCTTCCACTCAGGGTCTTTCTTATCCCCTTTCTCCTTCCAATCTTTTCCCTCCTGCCTTTCTTTGCCTCCATGTTTCCCCTTCTTCCACTCCATCTCTCCCTTCAGCTTCTCACTGTGATGCTTCCCTCCTCGCCACTCCCCTTTCTCCTTACCTGTCCATTCTTTACGTTCATGTACTTTCTCAaagtttccctttttcttttctctgtcttttttcaaCTCTTTCCTACCTTCCTTGTCCTCCAAGGATCTACCGTCATCTCCTCTTCTTCCCTTCTCTTTCTTTAGCTCTTTCTTCTTCCCAGGACTTGCCTCATCACTTTGCCTCTTTTGCTTACCTGGCTTATCTTTCTCATTCTCAAGCTTCTCATGTTTTCCCTTCTTCCACTCCATTTTATCTCCCTTTTTAAGCTCTTTTCCATCGCCTTCCTTCCTAACAGACTTATCTTTCcccttctgctgttttttgtcgtttatttcatatttaaccTTATTTGGATCTTTCTTCTGCCTCTGATCTCCCCATGTCTTCCATGGCTGTTTTCCAGGTGGTCCAGCTGAATCCTGCCTGCCATCTTCTGTTTGGTCACTAGGTGGTGATGTAGAGTGTTTCATGCCGGCTTGATCAGCATCACtggctgctggaagagacaTAAAAGTcaataaagcaacacaaagtcTGCAACAAAAGTAAAGGAAAGAATAAACTTGCTCTGCTTTCCCTTCCTGTTTTTAGTCACTAATCCCCTTCCCCTCCTAACTCTTGTACCTGGGGAGAGTTTTAAGTTTATCACAGTGGATCTCAGGGTTTCTAGCTCTTTCTGTAGGCCCGGGACAGACTCCAGCTCTTTCTTCATCCTGTCGTTCTCTTTCTGAAGGACAGGGAGAGATGCAATCTCTGTCTTCAACCTACTGTTTtccttctccacctcctcccagaGCAGCCGCTGCTCCTCTCCCTCTGCTGCCTGCTCCTTGGCTACTTTTAGCTCCTCTTTCTGTGCCTGGttggaagggggaaaaaaaggaaaggtaAAGAAGCTCCCATGAGCATGTTATGCACTCGCTGACACATTTACGCAAagacacacatttgttttacacgcatataaatatatatatatatatatatatatatatatatatatatatatatatatatatatatatatatatatatatatatatatatatatatatatataaaatgaactAAGAAGAAATGAAGTGCTGGACAGAATGGAGTCACACCTGAAGCTGAGCTTGTAGTGCAGAAATTTGCTGGTTCCCTTCAGCTAACTTATTCAGGAGCTCGGAGCTGTTGTGATCTAAACCTGGAGCTACTTCGGGACTAAGCCACTCCTGTCAACACAttgcaaacagagaaaaacagtcTGAATTCAAAATGCCTTGTCAtaccaaaaacatttctaaggAAGCAGAAGTTTGAGGTGAACTGCTGCTATTCAATGCTGCCCATGTGGGTCTTCCAACAAGCACAGCACAGAAAATGCTggtgtttttaaaagtcattaTTTGTGACTTTCCTGATGTTACAGAAAGCACGTAGTATGTTGTTGATAATAGATAAAAGCGATTAAAAGTGACggcaataaaaacagagaaggagATCATCAGTCTGACCTGTTTCCCTGGTGCTTCTGTATCCTTCAGTTCCCTTGTTGTATAGTCACCCTCTGCAAATCATTATGGAAAGTATCAGGTCAGTGTGGATGGCTGCTTTCAAATCGGCATCATATATTTAGCAAACAAGCCAACTTGCACAAGTAATAACCCCTCAACCCCAAGTTGCCAATCCAACATCAAGTTTTCTAAAATGGGGAAAAGAGGGCAGTCTGCAGATTTCTGGATACAAATGTGCAAATCTTGTTTCTCTGTATGCCAAGTCTTCACATGaacatctaatttttttttacctgaaagtGTATACAATTTTTAAAGTCCTCATGCAATAAGCATGATGCGAAGGGCCCAGTGTGTGGTTACAATTCAGTGGTTAATTTATGcataattttaatatcaatgccagtataaaacaaacatccctcttccaaaaccaaaagaaaagcaaaactgacttctaaagtgaattttaaaaagcattccATGCAAAGTCCTTTAATTCTGCGTGCATGTTCACAAATATGTTGTGGCCAAGAAAAGCTGAATTATTTGACTTTGATGCAAACACAATAGGACTAAAACAACCTACCCTCATCGAAGTCCATGAAGACACCTGCAGGCATAATACACCTCAGTCTCAGAGCCTCCTTTAGTCTCGTTAGTCATTGCTTCTGACACAGACACAAGTCTAAAATACCATGGCAACAGGTTCACAGATGATGCTCACCAGAGAAAAAGACGGTGCCGAGCCCCAACAGAATGAGAGCAGCCAGGATGCATTTGTTAAGAGAGAACACGCCGTCATTCTCTCGCTGTGGCACCTGAAATTCTTCTTccacttcttcttcctcctcttcttttcttccaaTCTGCTCCAGGAGAgactttctcctcctctccactGACTCTCCCTCCTCTGTCCTTTCACCAATTCctaaaaagacaacagaaaggAATCTTTCAGGAGCCTACATTTAGACACCTGTTATATGAAGTTTCTGTGCTTTACTACAAAATCTTTAGATGCTTAAACTCAGCTCAGATATAAATGTCATGCAAACAGCCACTTTAATATTAGGTACGTCTTGTCGAAAGGGTTCCTTCCACTTTTACCATCAGAACTACCTTCATTCTTTGTGACATGGTCTCAACAATATGTTGGAAACAATAGtcagatattttgtttcataCTGACATGATGGCATCACACAGCTGCAGTAGATTTGTCAGCTGAACATCTATGAAGTGGATCTCCTGTCTTACCACATCCAAACGTTCTCCCTTAGGCTGAGATCATATGACTGTAGAGGTCACTGGAGGACAATGAACTCATGGTCATTTTCAAGAAAGAAGTTTGGGATCAGTTCTTTAGGACATGGGAAATTATTTGTCTGGAAGTAGTTGGAAGTAGTAAAAGCAATTCTTGCTCACTGTTGAGTATGATCTAGGATccgtgatgctgtgggcctgtttttctttcaaaaactcCATGAACCTTCTTAGAGTTCCTGGCATTATgtattattctaaaaataaaaatttgaatagaaataaaataaataaacaaaatgaaacaggtAAGTCATAGGTACATTTGATTCGTCCAAGAGGCTGGAGCATTCTAGTAGAAATTTAATATGGTGGTGGATAGCTTCCATTAGCAACACTTACCGGACTGCTGTCCCTCTTGCTGTGGCTCCTCTTTATTTTGCAGATGAAGTGTTCCTTCTAGTCGAAGTTCCTCTTCTGCCGGTGAAAACTCTGCACCTCCAAGAGTCTCTGTGCTGAGCAGTGAGACTGGGGGCCCATCTAGGGAAGGCGTCAGGAGGGTGTAGGAGTCAGAGGACGAATCCGGGTCAGGGGAAGACCTCGTCAGTCCCTCGGTTTTGCTCTCAATGTTACCGTGGTCCGAGGTGCCAGAGGCATCCACAGATGGAGGAT contains the following coding sequences:
- the pbxip1b gene encoding pre-B-cell leukemia homeobox interacting protein 1b isoform X4, whose product is MSGGAMSGGAMSGGGAANNSWTILTSEETVAETLRPLAEETKQHEESHTSATGPGEKSQPPNSAESAEERLPEEGYLVSEDQNADSNSNPPSVDASGTSDHGNIESKTEGLTRSSPDPDSSSDSYTLLTPSLDGPPVSLLSTETLGGAEFSPAEEELRLEGTLHLQNKEEPQQEGQQSGIGERTEEGESVERRRKSLLEQIGRKEEEEEEVEEEFQVPQRENDGVFSLNKCILAALILLGLGTVFFSEGDYTTRELKDTEAPGKQEWLSPEVAPGLDHNSSELLNKLAEGNQQISALQAQLQAQKEELKVAKEQAAEGEEQRLLWEEVEKENSRLKTEIASLPVLQKENDRMKKELESVPGLQKELETLRSTVINLKLSPASDADQAGMKHSTSPPSDQTEDGRQDSAGPPGKQPWKTWGDQRQKKDPNKVKYEINDKKQQKGKDKSVRKEGDGKELKKGDKMEWKKGKHEKLENEKDKPGKQKRQSDEASPGKKKELKKEKGRRGDDGRSLEDKEGRKELKKDREKKKGNFEKVHERKEWTGKEKGEWRGGKHHSEKLKGEMEWKKGKHGGKERQEGKDWKEKGDKKDPEWKDKIGKEGKGKGERKQWDNSKSQGKERSGMDERKQWNEYKRKSKNGKEEKKFRRKDETSEQFKIKEMKLKEKQHDVDWEKDQSHSLKKRNDEHEFPGNHGYKEEHLYGERKPHHSHPKPSVGQPEYWLLQRQRLQHDPKPPQQCDTLETCAQAEGLLPVSLSEFDSVLQTYLTKIEEAGVDGSKTSELRKIALEFFKDGMFVHNQRSFQDFVDDLSDILEDMVEDGDEEDSDLEDEMEGFEKEVLKMFSLPGGREKEKRVKGEWRKENRQERG
- the pbxip1b gene encoding pre-B-cell leukemia homeobox interacting protein 1b isoform X3; the protein is MSGGAMSGGAMSGGGAANNSWTILTSEETVAETLRPLAEETKQHEESHTSATGPGEKSQPPNSAESAEERLPEEGYLVSEDQNADSNSNPPSVDASGTSDHGNIESKTEGLTRSSPDPDSSSDSYTLLTPSLDGPPVSLLSTETLGGAEFSPAEEELRLEGTLHLQNKEEPQQEGQQSGIGERTEEGESVERRRKSLLEQIGRKEEEEEEVEEEFQVPQRENDGVFSLNKCILAALILLGLGTVFFSEGDYTTRELKDTEAPGKQEWLSPEVAPGLDHNSSELLNKLAEGNQQISALQAQLQAQKEELKVAKEQAAEGEEQRLLWEEVEKENSRLKTEIASLPVLQKENDRMKKELESVPGLQKELETLRSTVINLKLSPAASDADQAGMKHSTSPPSDQTEDGRQDSAGPPGKQPWKTWGDQRQKKDPNKVKYEINDKKQQKGKDKSVRKEGDGKELKKGDKMEWKKGKHEKLENEKDKPGKQKRQSDEASPGKKKELKKEKGRRGDDGRSLEDKEGRKELKKDREKKKGNFEKVHERKEWTGKEKGEWRGGKHHSEKLKGEMEWKKGKHGGKERQEGKDWKEKGDKKDPEWKDKIGKEGKGKGERKQWDNSKSQGKERSGMDERKQWNEYKRKSKNGKEEKKFRRKDETSEQFKIKEMKLKEKQHDVDWEKDQSHSLKKRNDEHEFPGNHGYKEEHLYGERKPHHSHPKPSVGQPEYWLLQRQRLQHDPKPPQQCDTLETCAQAEGLLPVSLSEFDSVLQTYLTKIEEAGVDGSKTSELRKIALEFFKDGMFVHNQRSFQDFVDDLSDILEDMVEDGDEEDSDLEDEMEGFEKEVLKMFSLPGGREKEKRVKGEWRKENRQERG
- the pbxip1b gene encoding pre-B-cell leukemia homeobox interacting protein 1b isoform X5, producing MSGGAMSGGAMSGGGAANNSWTILTSEETVAETLRPLAEETKQHEESHTSATGPGEKSQPPNSAESAEERLPEEGYLVSEDQNADSNSNPPSVDASGTSDHDGPPVSLLSTETLGGAEFSPAEEELRLEGTLHLQNKEEPQQEGQQSGIGERTEEGESVERRRKSLLEQIGRKEEEEEEVEEEFQVPQRENDGVFSLNKCILAALILLGLGTVFFSGVFMDFDEEGDYTTRELKDTEAPGKQEWLSPEVAPGLDHNSSELLNKLAEGNQQISALQAQLQAQKEELKVAKEQAAEGEEQRLLWEEVEKENSRLKTEIASLPVLQKENDRMKKELESVPGLQKELETLRSTVINLKLSPAASDADQAGMKHSTSPPSDQTEDGRQDSAGPPGKQPWKTWGDQRQKKDPNKVKYEINDKKQQKGKDKSVRKEGDGKELKKGDKMEWKKGKHEKLENEKDKPGKQKRQSDEASPGKKKELKKEKGRRGDDGRSLEDKEGRKELKKDREKKKGNFEKVHERKEWTGKEKGEWRGGKHHSEKLKGEMEWKKGKHGGKERQEGKDWKEKGDKKDPEWKDKIGKEGKGKGERKQWDNSKSQGKERSGMDERKQWNEYKRKSKNGKEEKKFRRKDETSEQFKIKEMKLKEKQHDVDWEKDQSHSLKKRNDEHEFPGNHGYKEEHLYGERKPHHSHPKPSVGQPEYWLLQRQRLQHDPKPPQQCDTLETCAQAEGLLPVSLSEFDSVLQTYLTKIEEAGVDGSKTSELRKIALEFFKDGMFVHNQRSFQDFVDDLSDILEDMVEDGDEEDSDLEDEMEGFEKEVLKMFSLPGGREKEKRVKGEWRKENRQERG
- the pbxip1b gene encoding pre-B-cell leukemia homeobox interacting protein 1b isoform X2, which encodes MSGGAMSGGAMSGGGAANNSWTILTSEETVAETLRPLAEETKQHEESHTSATGPGEKSQPPNSAESAEERLPEEGYLVSEDQNADSNSNPPSVDASGTSDHGNIESKTEGLTRSSPDPDSSSDSYTLLTPSLDGPPVSLLSTETLGGAEFSPAEEELRLEGTLHLQNKEEPQQEGQQSGIGERTEEGESVERRRKSLLEQIGRKEEEEEEVEEEFQVPQRENDGVFSLNKCILAALILLGLGTVFFSGVFMDFDEEGDYTTRELKDTEAPGKQEWLSPEVAPGLDHNSSELLNKLAEGNQQISALQAQLQAQKEELKVAKEQAAEGEEQRLLWEEVEKENSRLKTEIASLPVLQKENDRMKKELESVPGLQKELETLRSTVINLKLSPASDADQAGMKHSTSPPSDQTEDGRQDSAGPPGKQPWKTWGDQRQKKDPNKVKYEINDKKQQKGKDKSVRKEGDGKELKKGDKMEWKKGKHEKLENEKDKPGKQKRQSDEASPGKKKELKKEKGRRGDDGRSLEDKEGRKELKKDREKKKGNFEKVHERKEWTGKEKGEWRGGKHHSEKLKGEMEWKKGKHGGKERQEGKDWKEKGDKKDPEWKDKIGKEGKGKGERKQWDNSKSQGKERSGMDERKQWNEYKRKSKNGKEEKKFRRKDETSEQFKIKEMKLKEKQHDVDWEKDQSHSLKKRNDEHEFPGNHGYKEEHLYGERKPHHSHPKPSVGQPEYWLLQRQRLQHDPKPPQQCDTLETCAQAEGLLPVSLSEFDSVLQTYLTKIEEAGVDGSKTSELRKIALEFFKDGMFVHNQRSFQDFVDDLSDILEDMVEDGDEEDSDLEDEMEGFEKEVLKMFSLPGGREKEKRVKGEWRKENRQERG
- the pbxip1b gene encoding pre-B-cell leukemia homeobox interacting protein 1b isoform X1, producing the protein MSGGAMSGGAMSGGGAANNSWTILTSEETVAETLRPLAEETKQHEESHTSATGPGEKSQPPNSAESAEERLPEEGYLVSEDQNADSNSNPPSVDASGTSDHGNIESKTEGLTRSSPDPDSSSDSYTLLTPSLDGPPVSLLSTETLGGAEFSPAEEELRLEGTLHLQNKEEPQQEGQQSGIGERTEEGESVERRRKSLLEQIGRKEEEEEEVEEEFQVPQRENDGVFSLNKCILAALILLGLGTVFFSGVFMDFDEEGDYTTRELKDTEAPGKQEWLSPEVAPGLDHNSSELLNKLAEGNQQISALQAQLQAQKEELKVAKEQAAEGEEQRLLWEEVEKENSRLKTEIASLPVLQKENDRMKKELESVPGLQKELETLRSTVINLKLSPAASDADQAGMKHSTSPPSDQTEDGRQDSAGPPGKQPWKTWGDQRQKKDPNKVKYEINDKKQQKGKDKSVRKEGDGKELKKGDKMEWKKGKHEKLENEKDKPGKQKRQSDEASPGKKKELKKEKGRRGDDGRSLEDKEGRKELKKDREKKKGNFEKVHERKEWTGKEKGEWRGGKHHSEKLKGEMEWKKGKHGGKERQEGKDWKEKGDKKDPEWKDKIGKEGKGKGERKQWDNSKSQGKERSGMDERKQWNEYKRKSKNGKEEKKFRRKDETSEQFKIKEMKLKEKQHDVDWEKDQSHSLKKRNDEHEFPGNHGYKEEHLYGERKPHHSHPKPSVGQPEYWLLQRQRLQHDPKPPQQCDTLETCAQAEGLLPVSLSEFDSVLQTYLTKIEEAGVDGSKTSELRKIALEFFKDGMFVHNQRSFQDFVDDLSDILEDMVEDGDEEDSDLEDEMEGFEKEVLKMFSLPGGREKEKRVKGEWRKENRQERG
- the pbxip1b gene encoding pre-B-cell leukemia homeobox interacting protein 1b isoform X7, yielding MSGGAMSGGAMSGGGAANNSWTILTSEETVAETLRPLAEETKQHEESHTSATGPGEKSQPPNSAESAEERLPEEGYLVSEDQNADSNSNPPSVDASGTSDHGNIESKTEGLTRSSPDPDSSSDSYTLLTPSLDGPPVSLLSTETLGGAEFSPAEEELRLEGTLHLQNKEEPQQEGQQSGIGERTEEGESVERRRKSLLEQIGRKEEEEEEVEEEFQVPQRENDGVFSLNKCILAALILLGLGTVFFSGVFMDFDEEGDYTTRELKDTEAPGKQEWLSPEVAPGLDHNSSELLNKLAEGNQQISALQAQLQAQKEELKVAKEQAAEGEEQRLLWEEVEKENTSDADQAGMKHSTSPPSDQTEDGRQDSAGPPGKQPWKTWGDQRQKKDPNKVKYEINDKKQQKGKDKSVRKEGDGKELKKGDKMEWKKGKHEKLENEKDKPGKQKRQSDEASPGKKKELKKEKGRRGDDGRSLEDKEGRKELKKDREKKKGNFEKVHERKEWTGKEKGEWRGGKHHSEKLKGEMEWKKGKHGGKERQEGKDWKEKGDKKDPEWKDKIGKEGKGKGERKQWDNSKSQGKERSGMDERKQWNEYKRKSKNGKEEKKFRRKDETSEQFKIKEMKLKEKQHDVDWEKDQSHSLKKRNDEHEFPGNHGYKEEHLYGERKPHHSHPKPSVGQPEYWLLQRQRLQHDPKPPQQCDTLETCAQAEGLLPVSLSEFDSVLQTYLTKIEEAGVDGSKTSELRKIALEFFKDGMFVHNQRSFQDFVDDLSDILEDMVEDGDEEDSDLEDEMEGFEKEVLKMFSLPGGREKEKRVKGEWRKENRQERG
- the pbxip1b gene encoding pre-B-cell leukemia homeobox interacting protein 1b isoform X6, which codes for MSGGAMSGGAMSGGGAANNSWTILTSEETVAETLRPLAEETKQHEESHTSATGPGEKSQPPNSAESAEERLPEEGYLVSEDQNADSNSNPPSVDASGTSDHGNIESKTEGLTRSSPDPDSSSDSYTLLTPSLDGPPVSLLSTETLGGAEFSPAEEELRLEGTLHLQNKEEPQQEGQQSGIGERTEEGESVERRRKSLLEQIGRKEEEEEEVEEEFQVPQRENDGVFSLNKCILAALILLGLGTVFFSGVFMDFDEEGDYTTRELKDTEAPGKQEWLSPEVAPGLDHNSSELLNKLAEGNQQISALQAQLQAQKEELKVAKEQAAEGEEQRLLWEEVEKENTASDADQAGMKHSTSPPSDQTEDGRQDSAGPPGKQPWKTWGDQRQKKDPNKVKYEINDKKQQKGKDKSVRKEGDGKELKKGDKMEWKKGKHEKLENEKDKPGKQKRQSDEASPGKKKELKKEKGRRGDDGRSLEDKEGRKELKKDREKKKGNFEKVHERKEWTGKEKGEWRGGKHHSEKLKGEMEWKKGKHGGKERQEGKDWKEKGDKKDPEWKDKIGKEGKGKGERKQWDNSKSQGKERSGMDERKQWNEYKRKSKNGKEEKKFRRKDETSEQFKIKEMKLKEKQHDVDWEKDQSHSLKKRNDEHEFPGNHGYKEEHLYGERKPHHSHPKPSVGQPEYWLLQRQRLQHDPKPPQQCDTLETCAQAEGLLPVSLSEFDSVLQTYLTKIEEAGVDGSKTSELRKIALEFFKDGMFVHNQRSFQDFVDDLSDILEDMVEDGDEEDSDLEDEMEGFEKEVLKMFSLPGGREKEKRVKGEWRKENRQERG
- the pbxip1b gene encoding pre-B-cell leukemia homeobox interacting protein 1b isoform X9 encodes the protein MSGGAMSGGAMSGGGAANNSWTILTSEETVAETLRPLAEETKQHEESHTSATGPGEKSQPPNSAESAEERLPEEGYLVSEDQNADSNSNPPSVDASGTSDHGNIESKTEGLTRSSPDPDSSSDSYTLLTPSLDGPPVSLLSTETLGGAEFSPAEEELRLEGTLHLQNKEEPQQEGQQSGIGERTEEGESVERRRKSLLEQIGRKEEEEEEVEEEFQVPQRENDGVFSLNKCILAALILLGLGTVFFSEGDYTTRELKDTEAPGKQEWLSPEVAPGLDHNSSELLNKLAEGNQQISALQAQLQAQKEELKVAKEQAAEGEEQRLLWEEVEKENTSDADQAGMKHSTSPPSDQTEDGRQDSAGPPGKQPWKTWGDQRQKKDPNKVKYEINDKKQQKGKDKSVRKEGDGKELKKGDKMEWKKGKHEKLENEKDKPGKQKRQSDEASPGKKKELKKEKGRRGDDGRSLEDKEGRKELKKDREKKKGNFEKVHERKEWTGKEKGEWRGGKHHSEKLKGEMEWKKGKHGGKERQEGKDWKEKGDKKDPEWKDKIGKEGKGKGERKQWDNSKSQGKERSGMDERKQWNEYKRKSKNGKEEKKFRRKDETSEQFKIKEMKLKEKQHDVDWEKDQSHSLKKRNDEHEFPGNHGYKEEHLYGERKPHHSHPKPSVGQPEYWLLQRQRLQHDPKPPQQCDTLETCAQAEGLLPVSLSEFDSVLQTYLTKIEEAGVDGSKTSELRKIALEFFKDGMFVHNQRSFQDFVDDLSDILEDMVEDGDEEDSDLEDEMEGFEKEVLKMFSLPGGREKEKRVKGEWRKENRQERG